AAACAAAAATAGCGATTGAAACAATATTCAATCGCTATTTTTTAAAGTTAAGCTCTATATTTAATTAATGCGCACCGAAACGATTGAGGTGTCATTATTTTTAGTTTTAACCATGAGTGTAATATTGTATTCATGAGAATCACTTTTTAATTTACCGGCTAAATATCCAGTACCCCCCATTTCACGTTGAGAAATCAGCTCAAAGCCTGAAATATTCTGCTCGGAATAGAAATCTTTTAAAGTGACCGTGGCCTGATTTTTACTTACATTCTTAACTTCCTCCTTATTGGGTAATTTTATATCAACAAAACTATCAAAATGTTTAGACACTTCTGTCGCATCGCCTTTTTTCAAAGCACTTATAATATCTTTTACGCCTGAAGAAGAAGCTACAAATCCCATTAACATAAACATTCCTGTAAGGATAAATAAAATTTTTTTCATTTTTTATTCAGTTTAAAAACAAATATATGCTGCAAAGAATGCGCCAAATTACAAAAATCATTTAAAATATAATATTACTTAGATATACTAATATTTGATAAGTTTAAAGTCCCTAACTTTATCGCCTCAAATATTCGATTTTTTATTAAAACACTAGATAAACAATGCAAGCAAAGAAAGCAATATTATTGATTATGGACGGATGGGGATTGGGCAAAAGTAAAGAAATAGATGCTATTCAAAGTGCCGATACACCTTTTGTCGATTCTTTATACAATAAATACCCTCATACTACATTGGT
The Arachidicoccus soli DNA segment above includes these coding regions:
- a CDS encoding DUF4783 domain-containing protein: MKKILFILTGMFMLMGFVASSSGVKDIISALKKGDATEVSKHFDSFVDIKLPNKEEVKNVSKNQATVTLKDFYSEQNISGFELISQREMGGTGYLAGKLKSDSHEYNITLMVKTKNNDTSIVSVRIN